Proteins co-encoded in one Sphingopyxis sp. BE259 genomic window:
- the aroA gene encoding 3-phosphoshikimate 1-carboxyvinyltransferase has translation MTDHTAIPRSFSASVPLKGRIAIPGDKSISHRALMLSALAVGTSRVTGLLEGHDVLATAAAMRAMGASIERRPDGEWVIDGVGVGGLLQPREALDMGNSGTSTRLLMGLVASHPITATFVGDASLSGRPMGRVIDPLSAMGADISASPGGRLPLMVRGLAPAIPMSYRLPVASAQVKSAVLLAGLNTGGVTEVVEPVPTRDHSERMLRGFGANLSIEIDPTGTRHICIMGEAELKPQTIVVPGDPSSAAFFIVAALLVPGSDITITNVGLNPTRAGLIDVLRQMGGDIEAIDPREVGGEPVADLRVRHSALTGIDVDPAVAPSMIDEFPILFVAAALAKGRTTTTGLDELRVKESDRLAVMATGLKAIGAHVTETEDGLIIDGTGGDPLPGGATIAGHLDHRICMSFAIAGLVTGSPVTVDDIAPVATSFPNFERLLEELQT, from the coding sequence ATGACCGATCACACCGCCATCCCGCGCAGCTTTTCCGCTTCCGTTCCGCTCAAGGGCCGGATCGCGATTCCCGGCGACAAAAGCATCTCGCACCGCGCTTTGATGCTGTCGGCGCTCGCGGTGGGGACAAGCCGCGTGACGGGCCTGCTCGAAGGCCATGACGTGCTCGCCACCGCAGCGGCGATGCGCGCGATGGGCGCCAGCATCGAACGCCGCCCGGACGGCGAATGGGTAATCGACGGCGTCGGCGTCGGCGGGTTGCTCCAGCCACGCGAAGCGCTCGACATGGGCAACAGCGGCACCTCGACCCGGCTGCTGATGGGATTGGTCGCGAGCCACCCGATCACCGCCACTTTCGTCGGTGATGCCAGCCTGTCGGGCCGCCCTATGGGCCGCGTCATTGATCCGCTAAGCGCCATGGGCGCCGACATCAGCGCGTCGCCGGGGGGCCGCTTACCATTGATGGTGCGCGGCCTCGCTCCTGCGATCCCGATGTCCTACCGCCTGCCCGTCGCCTCGGCGCAGGTGAAAAGCGCGGTACTGCTCGCGGGTCTGAACACCGGGGGGGTCACCGAAGTGGTCGAGCCGGTGCCGACGCGCGATCATAGCGAGCGGATGTTGCGCGGTTTCGGCGCCAATCTGAGCATCGAAATCGATCCCACGGGCACGCGCCATATTTGCATCATGGGCGAAGCCGAACTCAAGCCGCAGACGATCGTCGTTCCCGGCGATCCGTCGTCGGCCGCCTTCTTCATCGTCGCTGCGCTGCTCGTGCCCGGCTCCGACATCACCATCACCAATGTCGGGTTGAACCCGACCCGCGCCGGGCTGATCGATGTGCTGCGCCAGATGGGTGGAGACATCGAAGCGATCGACCCGCGCGAGGTCGGCGGCGAGCCCGTCGCCGACCTGCGTGTCCGCCACAGCGCTCTCACCGGCATCGACGTTGATCCCGCGGTCGCGCCGAGCATGATCGACGAATTCCCGATCCTGTTCGTCGCCGCGGCGCTGGCCAAGGGCCGCACCACCACGACCGGCCTCGACGAACTGCGCGTCAAGGAAAGCGACCGGCTGGCGGTGATGGCGACCGGCCTGAAAGCGATCGGCGCGCACGTCACCGAGACCGAGGACGGCCTGATCATCGACGGCACCGGCGGCGATCCGCTGCCCGGCGGCGCGACAATCGCCGGGCACCTCGATCACCGTATCTGCATGAGCTTCGCGATCGCCGGACTTGTCACCGGGTCACCAGTGACGGTTGACGACATCGCCCCGGTAGCGACAAGTTTCCCCAATTTCGAACGCCTGTTGGAGGAACTCCAGACATGA
- a CDS encoding (d)CMP kinase — protein MIIAVDGPTASGKGTIARALGDHFGLPVLDTGLLYRAVGYQTQLNHGDADNAADALAACDFPGALLDDPALRYETTGGLASRVSVHPQVRAALFQRQVDFANQPGGAILDGRDIGTVIAPHADAKLFVTASADVRARRRHAEMLSRGVDVTYDAVLADVHARDARDTGRADAPLLRADDAMLLDNSDMPRDAAIAAAIAFVEGRLNDRG, from the coding sequence ATGATCATCGCCGTCGACGGGCCGACCGCATCGGGAAAAGGCACCATCGCCCGCGCGCTGGGCGATCATTTCGGCCTGCCGGTCCTCGACACCGGGCTGCTGTATCGCGCCGTCGGCTATCAGACCCAGCTGAACCATGGCGACGCCGACAACGCCGCCGACGCGCTGGCGGCGTGCGATTTTCCGGGCGCGCTGCTCGACGACCCGGCGCTGCGCTACGAAACCACCGGCGGCCTCGCCAGCCGGGTGTCCGTCCACCCGCAAGTCCGCGCTGCGCTGTTCCAGCGCCAGGTCGATTTCGCCAATCAGCCCGGCGGCGCGATCCTCGACGGGCGCGACATCGGCACCGTCATCGCGCCGCATGCCGATGCCAAACTGTTCGTGACCGCCAGCGCCGACGTCCGCGCCCGCCGCCGTCATGCCGAGATGCTGTCGCGCGGCGTCGATGTCACTTATGACGCCGTCCTCGCCGATGTTCACGCCCGCGATGCCCGCGACACCGGGCGCGCCGACGCGCCGCTGCTGCGCGCCGACGATGCGATGTTGCTCGACAACAGCGACATGCCCCGCGACGCCGCAATTGCCGCCGCGATCGCGTTCGTCGAAGGCCGTTTAAACGACCGCGGCTGA